The Candidatus Desulfarcum epimagneticum region GCGGGCCCCAAATTGATGTCAATGTAATCCATCTTTTTTTCCTTCTGGAAAAGGGCCTCTTCCTGGATCGGTTTGGGATCGCGCTCTTTGAACGCTTTGCCGATTTTTTTGGATATCACATTTAAACTCTCGCCTATCAGTAACATGCAACCCCCTTATTTTTAATATCAAATAAAAAAAAGAGCCGGACGGGGGCGCCCTCGCGCTTGATCCATCCGGCCCGATGTGCGCGCTTTTCCGCCGCGATATCGCTTGCCGAAAGCTACCTGGCCTTCAAAAACGCGGGGATGTGCGCGGCGTCCCTGGGTCCCACCGTGATGGTCCAGTCCGGAAGCTCCTCTTCCACGTCGCCGGCGATGGCCGCCGCGTAACCGGGAATGATCAGCTCCTTGTGGCCGACCTTGTCGGCGATGCCCGATTTCTTGACGAAAAGGCCCACGTCGTCCCCGGAGAATTTCCCGGCCGCCCATGCCGTCATGACGGACAGTCCTTCGGAGTCCTTGATCAACAGCCACGTGGGAACCCGGCTGCCCTCGATTTCGCCGGACACGATGAAGTAGGTGAGGGCGAAATTGGTGGTGACCAGAACCGGGGAATTTTCATCGGGAGAGCCGATTTCGTAAATGCCCTCGGTCACGGTCATGGGGCGCTGGGGATCCGTGTAGATGTTGAGCCTTTCGAGAAGAAGCGGAAAAAGAGACTCGCCGGTAAAATCGGACAGAATCGAGATGGCGCCGTACTTGGCGATCTGCATGCCGGCGATGAGGGTCTCCATGTCGAGATTGTCGGCCATTTCGCACGGGAAAGTGATGACCGGGAAACCCACTGAACGGTTTCCGTCCTTCAAAGAGGCGCGCCGGATGGCCACCAGATCTTCCAGAGACTGTTTGAGTTCCCTGGAGCCCGGATCAAGCACAATGTCTTTGAGTCCCATGCCTATGAGCTGGTCCGCCAGGGCCGCCGCGGCTTCCACGGAATCGGCCTTGAACGCGATAGGCAGATCGTTTTCCCTGGCGATCTCGCCAAAGGCCTCGATTTTGTCCGCCGCGGACGCGTAGACCAGGGGGCGTTTGAAGCCGCAGGCCTCCACGCCGGCCTTCATGACCTCGGGGTCCCCGCTCATCAAAACCACGTTGAACTCCGAGGTTTCGGCGATGGTTTTGGCGGTTTGGGCAAACGCGGCCGCGTCCTGATTCACATCCTTCACGGCCACCAGCTCGGGCCGCAGATTCAGGCCCACACGCTCAAACTGAAACGCGTTCCACATTTTGAGCTTGGCTTCAAGGTCCGAATCGGAAATATCGGACGCGACCAAAGCGCCCAGGAGGGTGGGATTGTAAAAGGTTTTTTCATGCCTGTACTGAACCGTCTCCCCTCCCACGGTCTTGGCCCGGACGCCTTTTCCAATGAGAACCGGGCGGATGGGCGGAGCCGAGGCTTCGGAGAGCTGCTCTCTGGCCTCGTCCGACACATACGGGCAGCTGTCCAGCTCGGCCTTGCCCGACGCCAGGTTCATGGCGAACGCCAGGCATGTCGGGACGCCGCACTCCTTGCAGTTGGTCTTGGGCAGGAGTTTAAAAATCTGAATACCGGTTAATGCCATTTTTATCTCCTTTAATCCGCCTTAATGCCGGCAAACAGTCCCTGGGGACCGTTTGCCGGCGCAAGCGCGGATAAGTCTGTTTTTAAAAGCGGGCGCCGGAAACCGGCGCCTCAGGCTTTGTTCAATTTTCTCAACCGATAATGGGATCCATGGAAAGCGCCGGATGACCCTTTTCCTGGAGCCAGG contains the following coding sequences:
- the cdhE gene encoding Inorganique carbon fixation via Wood-Ljungdahl pathway CdhE (Evidence 2a : Function from experimental evidences in other organisms) translates to MALTGIQIFKLLPKTNCKECGVPTCLAFAMNLASGKAELDSCPYVSDEAREQLSEASAPPIRPVLIGKGVRAKTVGGETVQYRHEKTFYNPTLLGALVASDISDSDLEAKLKMWNAFQFERVGLNLRPELVAVKDVNQDAAAFAQTAKTIAETSEFNVVLMSGDPEVMKAGVEACGFKRPLVYASAADKIEAFGEIARENDLPIAFKADSVEAAAALADQLIGMGLKDIVLDPGSRELKQSLEDLVAIRRASLKDGNRSVGFPVITFPCEMADNLDMETLIAGMQIAKYGAISILSDFTGESLFPLLLERLNIYTDPQRPMTVTEGIYEIGSPDENSPVLVTTNFALTYFIVSGEIEGSRVPTWLLIKDSEGLSVMTAWAAGKFSGDDVGLFVKKSGIADKVGHKELIIPGYAAAIAGDVEEELPDWTITVGPRDAAHIPAFLKAR